The DNA window ATATAAATAACAAAAAAGGCGTAATTTAGATTGAAATAATCACACCTTCGAAGGTGTGTGGGCTTCTCTCTGTAGAGCCCCGCCGGGCTTAATTGGGTATTTCTGCTGTGATTCGCCGAGCGATTTTCTGCAGTATTTTCTTCTGTTTTTCCACGGGGGTGGAGCGATCGAGCCGGGTTTCGAGGGTGCCGGTCCAGACGGGGTCTCCAGTTTTTTGGTTATAGATCAGCAGAGAGAGGGTGCCGACTTCGATGTTGTAGACGTTGAGGTCGGATTGCTGCTCATTATATCTCCAGTTGCTTTTTTCGGTGTTGTAAGTGAATCCGCCGACAAGGCGTGATTCCTCCTGCGTGGGAGAGCCGGAAAACTCCAGTTGTTCTCGTAATTTGACATAATAGACGATCTGAAGATCGGCCTGAGCGGATGAAAGCACTTGGGTCCAGCCTCGTTCAACCAGCTGATTGTTCAGGGCGATTTGCAGATTTTTGTTCATGTAGGTGTCCTCTTCGGTGAGGATTTTCGGCGGTGCCTGCACCCACTCGTAGGTTTGTACCGGGCCGAAATCGAAAGCGGCCGTCTGATGGGAGTGGACTTTCAGGCTGGAGCATCCGGCGAGCAGCAGGGATGAGAGGATGAGCAGGAAAGGGGCGG is part of the Pontiella agarivorans genome and encodes:
- a CDS encoding DUF4136 domain-containing protein, whose product is MKNTAPFLLILSSLLLAGCSSLKVHSHQTAAFDFGPVQTYEWVQAPPKILTEEDTYMNKNLQIALNNQLVERGWTQVLSSAQADLQIVYYVKLREQLEFSGSPTQEESRLVGGFTYNTEKSNWRYNEQQSDLNVYNIEVGTLSLLIYNQKTGDPVWTGTLETRLDRSTPVEKQKKILQKIARRITAEIPN